The Phyllopteryx taeniolatus isolate TA_2022b chromosome 2, UOR_Ptae_1.2, whole genome shotgun sequence nucleotide sequence tggggggatcgtcgcttgtaattagtcagcgattggaatgcatgccagactgattcagagtcgttagcgctaaattgtttttccaactttgctgcatagttcctctttacaatgttaatttctttagtcagtaggtttctagcgcaattatacacggccctgtccccgctctgatatgcgtcctccttagcttggcgaagctgcttaagtctggcagtgaaccacggcttgttgttattgaatatgcgaaatgactttgttggtacacacacatcttcacagaaactgatataggatgtgtcagtttccgtatattcatccaggctgccagctgaattttcaaagacacgcCACTCtttgcagtctaaacagctttgatgttccatctttgcttcattggtccactttttcactgttttcaacacatggcggcggaacgtccgaagtctttactggtctttagcagaagatgaagctcgtccattttgttgggtagggagcgtacattcgcgaggtggatcaacgggaacgccaatctgtatcctctcttgcggagtttcacctggatgccggctcgcttccctctgtggcgccgcctccgcctccatgcggcgaaaaccgcggacgccgctgcGGTGAGtgactcggggaaaaaactgagcggatttgtgaaagttggtgaaagaaagtccggagtagcctccttgatggttagcaagtctccccttgtgtaagtgagtcgtgtaatgtctccaaagacgtacgaaaaacacaaaaacaaaaacaataccagAGAGCatgtaaccgaggcgaccacacttgtaggcgccatcttggtactTTACAACGCGTTAGTAATGCCATTATCTTTACCGCTTTAATTTCTAACACTTTACTGCAAAGTCATTCTTCTTTCTCCATACAGAGGTGCTGAGAGTTGCGGTGTTTTCTGTGATTTTCCGTGTCGTCAACTGTTTCCTGGTTCAGAGCAGCTTCATTCCAGATGAGTACTGGCAGTCTGTGGAGGTCGCACATCACATGGTCTTCAAATATCCTTTCAACTCAATTCATTTTGAcaccatccatccgttttctatagtgcttgtcctcatttgagcTAGAGTCAGATTAGACGCTGGACTGGTCCCCAGGCAATTGCATTCACATCAGGTAATCAAGTTTTAAAAAACTTAACAGTGGGACTTATGGGCATCTGACGTGGGAATGGAAGGAGGGCATAAGAGGCTTCACCTATCCTCTCTCCTTTGCGGTCATCTATAAAATACTACACTGGATACACTGTGACTCTGTGTATCTTCTGGAAAGTATCTTTTTTTGGTCTATATTCAGCCGTGTGTTAGATTCGATTTGTTATTCAACTTGGTTGCTTTTGCCTCCAGATATGGCTTCCCCGACTCCTTCACGCCCTTGTTGCTGCGTTTGCAGACGTTAAATTCTTCTTCCTCATTAGAACACTGGAAGATCGAGATATTGCAAAATGGGCGGTAAGTAGACTTGTTTCTGTCTTGGTTGAATTTCAAATCTGTTGCATGTtgattgtttttctgtttgtgtaCAGTTCTTCTGCCATATGTGCTCGTGGTTCACGTGGTTCTGCTGCACCAGAACGATAAGCAACAGCGTGGAAGCCACAATCGCTTGTCTGGCTCTTTCCTACTTCCCCTTGCCAacatccaaaacacacagcagGTCTCCTGAATGTGAtaaacctctctctctctctctctctttctctatcTCACACcttgcttgtgtttttttccctcccagtaaaaaatatttgagcCTTGTTGCATTAGCGTTCATTGTTCGTCCGACGGCCCTGATTGTCTGGCTTCCGCTGTTGATTTACCATTTCTGGCAGGACGAAAACAAACTGAGACTAGTGGTTGATAACTACATTCCCATAGGGTTAGTTGTGTTTCATATTCACAGCTTCATATTTGGATTTTGGgtgaattttgttttgtttgtttgaactaacaatatttttgttttttagggcTTCAGCCATTGTGATTTCAACCATAATCGACTCTGTCTTCTTTGAGAAGGTGAAATGTACATTGAACATTTCGTTAGGTACTCCTACACAAGCTTAGGATAACCAACACACTAGATGGGTCAACAGTTGTGCATTCATTGAGTTCATGATTTCAATACTGTTTCCGTATGAACTAGAAGGGCATTGTTATTGGAGGTCATGGTGTCAATGTGACCAAGTGGTTGgcacgtctccctcacagtGTAGAGGTGCTGGCACCCAGTCTAGGGTGTGAGcagggataagctccagctcacccgcgaccctaatgagggcaaACACTACGAAAAATGGAGACATGAAGAGTTTccaatccaatttcacttaattggtcccaaaataaatatttatttacaacaaataatttcttaataaataaattatttttgttcatctgcCTATGCCAGCAagatatagtgacaggcagaaaaaataaatgctcatcTACTGGATAGCAGTTGGTACACCTGTCTCCATTCATGCAAccgaataatagctttgtgctcGACTAAACAGTCCCAGATTTCACACAGAGTAAATTTGTAAGGAAATTGAGGTGAGATCTTCATGATTTCAGTACAATGAACCCCCATTTATCCCAATGGATACATTCCAGAGCCACCCGCACTATATAGAGACCATATGACACatacacttttttaaatgcatttaaaacttACTAACACACATAGAATGCAGGTGTACAATATGTAGAAATACTAAATGTTTTGTGGTGTCTGTGTTAGACACGCATGTGGCTTTAAGAGGTGTAGCCTGGTGGGCTGGTGTGTGATTTCGGCGAGTCTGGGTCTTTGGGCATGAGCTGCGGACGATAGCAACTCCTCCGTGAGTGTGCTTACTGTGTTAGTGTATTTTACTGTTCTCCTGACAtgcaataaatggctgaaaagtgatTTGACAACTGTGGgcctcctttcccacatgcaggGGCAttacagcaaatatttttttctgtaagtaTTCTTTCGAAACCCATATACGATTGCTTAAAAAATATCTTGGTATATCATCAATATCATTTGAGAATTTGCTGCTTTTGTGCGAGGCCAAAAGCAATGACAGCCATGTAGTGAGGTGAAGAGCCTCATTCAGACAGAAGTGATTAtttgttgccatcttgtggcatctataggcaattacaataCATATAAACCCTtagcgggggtggggggcgtgTTAATTATTGGTGGATTTTCGTTATAGGCGGCAGGACTCGGTCCCTGTTCTTCAGGAAATAGCAGGGGGTTCACTGGATattttgtgacgtttttgtttAGTGGTATGCCCTGAGAtttatatatgtaaaatatgtgccttggcttaatAATGGTGAGGAAACACTGGTCTATTGTGTGCAAATGAAAGGATGTGTATTGGTTCATAAGTTATTCATTTGTTGTATAGTGGATCTTCGTGCAGTTCAACTTCCTGAAGATAAACGTCGTACACAGCGTGGCTGACTTTTACGGCACCCACCCCTGGCACTGGTACCTCATTCAGGGCTTCCCCGTCATAATGGGCTCTCATCTCCCATTCTTTTTTCACGGATGTTCCCTCGCATTCAGAAGGTACAGAATCCTGCTGGTGGCCATCGCTTGGACCATTGGCATATACAGGTAAAGCATCGGAATTCTCTCACTTACTCTTTATTCAGATCTACTAATGCTAATCAATCTAGTCAATTTGTGGCATGTTTGAATTCTTTTCAGTTTGCTTCCTCACAAAGAGTTTAGATTCATCTACCCTCTGCTTCCCTTCTGTATGGTCTTTTGCGGTAAgttcttatttacattttttatatgaCATATAACAGTGGATGTATAAAGTCTACAAAGATGGAGGGAATTATGTCCAGTGTCAAATACTAGTTTTGTTGACCACAAAAACCAACAGGCTTCTGCTACAAAGCAAAAATTGTCagggaaagcctactagaataTCTGAGCTTTTGGGGGGGTAATCAggtgcactttaaatggtggcaggtgtgtgctgactcccatttaaaatgaattggaaagtgattggttaattctcaaCACATCCACTTTCCCATGCAGTTAGAAGAGGATGTGAACACTCATACAACCTCATTtcagttggttttttttcttctccccaaataattttttttcagtttacttAAACAGGTTATACATCAACGTTTTGAAATTGTCTTGGTCTCAatattttacatcacaaaaacttggCTTTTGAGTAGGGCCTGTGCGTAGTCTTTCTTATATACACtgtattacaggactcttgacaGTGTAAATGCTTGGTGGGTTGGATTATCATACTTTGCCCAGCCccggtgtatgtgtgtgtgtgtgcgtgcgtgcgtgtgtgaaacAGGTGTATCGGTGGCAAATATGAGAGTGTGGCGACGAGCAGCCGCATGTGGTTTGTTGGCAACCAACTTGCTCATAGCTCTCTACACGGGCTTAATTCACCAGCGCGGCGCTCTGGACGTCATGGGCCATGTCCGTGCACTTTGTCACAATGTGTCAGAGTTTGACGTCCTCTTCCTCATGCCCTGCCATTCGACACCTTACTACAGGTGCCCACTGCACGGTGAGCTCGACAATGACCTGTAACAGGCAAGTAAAGATTTTCTCTCCCTGCAGCCACGTCCACTGCCCACTAAAGATGAGGTTCCTCGAGTGCCCGCCTAATCTCGGCCAGCCGGGTTATGTGGACGAAGCAGACAGATTCTACAATGACCCGCTTCTCTGGCTCCGGACTTCATTTCCAAATGTGCAGTCACGTCCTACTCACTTGGTTCTCTTTGACGTTTTGGAGAAGGTAATAGTGTTGCCAAATCTGTGAGTGTGGCTTCTGGAAAGCCATCTAAATATTTATTCGTTCACCTTTATATCTGTCTTAAGGCCCAAGTATTAGTTCTTTGGCTCTTTGGGGCATATTCTCCAATGTGCTTAAAGGTATAAGGTCATAATagtccatatttcactaacaagttaattttatatatttttgctcAATTTCCAATTAAATTAATCCATTTTGTAGCAATTGGTAATAACTAAATTCCTTTGGAATGCCCCTTTTCATTCCCAAAATTGATACCTTGACGTATAGTGTGGCAGAAGTGGAGACTAACGTCACTGCATAGCtggtgtggaaaaaggaatgtactatactataaagtggtaTTATTTAGTCATATTTGATATATCGTAgctgtcgggcggaatcccCCCACCttcaaaattacaacttttcaggaaaagaaaataatcaaaaaaatgacaacttgcttgagtttccaaacaccactttgttcaagttggtatttcCAGTATATTGCTATCTAATGTTGTTCCAGTCTCACATAAACAACACcaagcaccccaaaattatgttcggTCACTAATTTAATATGAtgaaaaaatgacaatttattagggtgtcatcgattaaaatggtaaaaacaaGGCGGCAGATGCCAGCCATGCTCGTCATCCCAAGCAATCATATAACGTTGCTATAGCTATAACAGCTATAGCACCCAAAAAATGTTCAGTCGCTAATGTAGtatgctaaaaaataaattccaacaAAACAAGTGGGGCTGCAATGATCTATTATTTTAGTAATCaattaatctgttgattattttatttgatattttgaagaaaaaacttTTCTTGTATTGCCAtctctttattcaaaaacaggacattatttcaaatggacTGCAgataatgcacaaacataaattgatcatgagtcagttactggtttggtctgtaacatgtcagattttttatttattttttaaatgctgatcattgttttccaaagtaaaagattaTGTTTACAAACAGGCACGTGAACACACAGACATAAAAGGGGGCTTGAGCCCttgcccttttttttctgaagtaaATGTGCCATTTTGTCTGTgggctgtttttttctctctctcttataAAAATTTACATTCCTGCTTTGGCACAGCTTTCCTgacaaataaatatacatttaaaaaaagaaaactccaaATAGCTAGTCGGGAGATGGCGCTCGGTAAAATgaccccctcccttatcctttCAAAGCGGCAGAGACAAAGAGCAGCAAACCTCGGCCCTCTGTAATAAGTTTTGTTTTCGAATGCTTTTACTCTTGGAGGTGAGTGATGATGAAGGAAGTTCTCGAGTTCACAAATGACAAGACCAAACACAGTTAACGTGTGTCTTGCTAACAtgcacatacagtggggcaaaaaagtatttagtcagccaccaattgtgcaagttt carries:
- the LOC133474440 gene encoding GPI mannosyltransferase 3-like isoform X1 gives rise to the protein MLRLGQGAYIREVDQRERQSVSSLAEFHLDAGSLPSVAPPPPPCGENRGRRCEVLRVAVFSVIFRVVNCFLVQSSFIPDEYWQSVEVAHHMVFNYGHLTWEWKEGIRGFTYPLSFAVIYKILHWIHCDSVYLLIWLPRLLHALVAAFADVKFFFLIRTLEDRDIAKWAFFCHMCSWFTWFCCTRTISNSVEATIACLALSYFPLPTSKTHSSKKYLSLVALAFIVRPTALIVWLPLLIYHFWQDENKLRLVVDNYIPIGASAIVISTIIDSVFFEKWIFVQFNFLKINVVHSVADFYGTHPWHWYLIQGFPVIMGSHLPFFFHGCSLAFRRYRILLVAIAWTIGIYSLLPHKEFRFIYPLLPFCMVFCGVSVANMRVWRRAAACGLLATNLLIALYTGLIHQRGALDVMGHVRALCHNVSEFDVLFLMPCHSTPYYSHVHCPLKMRFLECPPNLGQPGYVDEADRFYNDPLLWLRTSFPNVQSRPTHLVLFDVLEKNFVEQLGAIQPLEDNVIDGVACIRHKPLIVVPLSRLCPRDEPPCPVLSWMLPRFQ
- the LOC133474440 gene encoding GPI mannosyltransferase 3-like isoform X2 — its product is MLRLGQGAYIREVDQRERQSVSSLAEFHLDAGSLPSVAPPPPPCGENRGRRCEVLRVAVFSVIFRVVNCFLVQSSFIPDEYWQSVEVAHHMVFNYGHLTWEWKEGIRGFTYPLSFAVIYKILHWIHCDSVYLLIWLPRLLHALVAAFADVKFFFLIRTLEDRDIAKWAFFCHMCSWFTWFCCTRTISNSVEATIACLALSYFPLPTSKTHSSKKYLSLVALAFIVRPTALIVWLPLLIYHFWQDENKLRLVVDNYIPIGASAIVISTIIDSVFFEKWIFVQFNFLKINVVHSVADFYGTHPWHWYLIQGFPVIMGSHLPFFFHGCSLAFRRYRILLVAIAWTIGIYSLLPHKEFRFIYPLLPFCMVFCGVSVANMRVWRRAAACGLLATNLLIALYTGLIHQRGALDVMGHVRALCHNVSEFDVLFLMPCHSTPYYSHVHCPLKMRFLECPPNLGQPGYVDEADRFYNDPLLWLRTSFPNVQSRPTHLVLFDVLEKEISAFLQDYIKTADIFHTHFHQGKVGGRIFIYERHQQPREQLGDNV
- the LOC133474440 gene encoding GPI mannosyltransferase 3-like isoform X3 codes for the protein METFRQRSGLGRKEEDVKLRKRKSLLYTKEDDAPIRTEVLRVAVFSVIFRVVNCFLVQSSFIPDEYWQSVEVAHHMVFNYGHLTWEWKEGIRGFTYPLSFAVIYKILHWIHCDSVYLLIWLPRLLHALVAAFADVKFFFLIRTLEDRDIAKWAFFCHMCSWFTWFCCTRTISNSVEATIACLALSYFPLPTSKTHSSKKYLSLVALAFIVRPTALIVWLPLLIYHFWQDENKLRLVVDNYIPIGASAIVISTIIDSVFFEKWIFVQFNFLKINVVHSVADFYGTHPWHWYLIQGFPVIMGSHLPFFFHGCSLAFRRYRILLVAIAWTIGIYSLLPHKEFRFIYPLLPFCMVFCGVSVANMRVWRRAAACGLLATNLLIALYTGLIHQRGALDVMGHVRALCHNVSEFDVLFLMPCHSTPYYSHVHCPLKMRFLECPPNLGQPGYVDEADRFYNDPLLWLRTSFPNVQSRPTHLVLFDVLEKNFVEQLGAIQPLEDNVIDGVACIRHKPLIVVPLSRLCPRDEPPCPVLSWMLPRFQ
- the LOC133474440 gene encoding GPI mannosyltransferase 3-like isoform X4, with protein sequence METFRQRSGLGRKEEDVKLRKRKSLLYTKEDDAPIRTEVLRVAVFSVIFRVVNCFLVQSSFIPDEYWQSVEVAHHMVFNYGHLTWEWKEGIRGFTYPLSFAVIYKILHWIHCDSVYLLIWLPRLLHALVAAFADVKFFFLIRTLEDRDIAKWAFFCHMCSWFTWFCCTRTISNSVEATIACLALSYFPLPTSKTHSSKKYLSLVALAFIVRPTALIVWLPLLIYHFWQDENKLRLVVDNYIPIGASAIVISTIIDSVFFEKWIFVQFNFLKINVVHSVADFYGTHPWHWYLIQGFPVIMGSHLPFFFHGCSLAFRRYRILLVAIAWTIGIYSLLPHKEFRFIYPLLPFCMVFCGVSVANMRVWRRAAACGLLATNLLIALYTGLIHQRGALDVMGHVRALCHNVSEFDVLFLMPCHSTPYYSHVHCPLKMRFLECPPNLGQPGYVDEADRFYNDPLLWLRTSFPNVQSRPTHLVLFDVLEKEISAFLQDYIKTADIFHTHFHQGKVGGRIFIYERHQQPREQLGDNV
- the LOC133474440 gene encoding GPI mannosyltransferase 3-like isoform X5 — its product is MVFNYGHLTWEWKEGIRGFTYPLSFAVIYKILHWIHCDSVYLLIWLPRLLHALVAAFADVKFFFLIRTLEDRDIAKWAFFCHMCSWFTWFCCTRTISNSVEATIACLALSYFPLPTSKTHSSKKYLSLVALAFIVRPTALIVWLPLLIYHFWQDENKLRLVVDNYIPIGASAIVISTIIDSVFFEKWIFVQFNFLKINVVHSVADFYGTHPWHWYLIQGFPVIMGSHLPFFFHGCSLAFRRYRILLVAIAWTIGIYSLLPHKEFRFIYPLLPFCMVFCGVSVANMRVWRRAAACGLLATNLLIALYTGLIHQRGALDVMGHVRALCHNVSEFDVLFLMPCHSTPYYSHVHCPLKMRFLECPPNLGQPGYVDEADRFYNDPLLWLRTSFPNVQSRPTHLVLFDVLEKNFVEQLGAIQPLEDNVIDGVACIRHKPLIVVPLSRLCPRDEPPCPVLSWMLPRFQ